tgtgacccacggactgtagcccaccagactcctctgtctatgggattctccaggcaagaatactggagtgggttgccacttcctcccccaggggatcttcccaacccagggattgaaccagggtctcctacattggcaggtgggttctttctcattgagccaccagggaagccccttcaaaaAAAATCCAGCTCTTAATATTCTCACTAATAGAAGAATGAGGAGACTGTGCCAAACAAGAAAAATCTTCCAGAAATCATTTctctttaatttacattttcccaCCTGTTATCTGGTACCTGGTACCaaataagagaaaatacattttttttaactaaatttcTTGTCTACACATAAATCTTCCCACAAAACTTCACTGTGGGTTACATATGTATCCAGCCTTGTGATGAGCACTGGGGGATGAAGACTTGGCTACCGGGAAGCAAAGGTCCTAACCACAGGAAACTAAGATGCGCTTTGAAATGTTAACCATATAAGGCAGAGTCTGACAAGTATAACCGTAAGGTCTCCTTTGCCACTGCCACATCCCAGCTGAGTTCCATAACTCAACTTCTCAGTTTCACAGTCTGTGAAATGGGTCTGTGaatcaagtcttctccagcatagGCATGGGGATGAAATGCCTGGAAAGATCCAATCTGGGCACACATTCTCCACCTCCTCTCTGTGATGGGGAACAAGTGCAGTGGGAAATTCAGAGGAAGGAAAGCTTTCCATGGGCTGAGCTACGTTGGGGGAACCAGAGGAGGGGTTGAGGATTGACTTGAGAGCCTGAGGTGGCTCAGGATAACATGGATCATTTTGATCCAAATTGCTGCTGCGAGCCTTTGATAACTGGGTGAGCCCAAAttctggcttcccttgtagctcagtcagtaaagaatctgcctgcaatgcagaactcccaggttcgatccctggattgggaagatcccctggagaagagaatggcaacccactccagtattcttgcctggagaatcccatggacagaggagcctggtgggctacagtccaaggggttgcaagagttggacgtgacttaaccacttaaaccactaccaccaaatTCTGTTTATACCGTGCTGAGTTCATGTATATTACTTGTATTAGCTCATTTCTAGTGTTCAACAAAACCATTTCCTTTGGGTTTCCAAGATCCCAGTGGGGGCTTCTCTGCTAGAAGTGTGGAAGTTCAGATCCCAAGGGTCAGTATGAACTGTGGTCAAGATAACAACACTGGGTTCcagatttcaatctttttttttttttaacttctgttcCCTTTAGATTTTTCAGATGAACCTTGCACTTTAAAGATGAGATTCCGAAATTTACAGTCAATCTTATCATGGGAATTAAAAAACCATTCAGTTGTACCAACTCACTATACATTATGGTACACAATCATGAGGTGGGTTTgacattctgtttttctcttgctaattATATCATGTTTCTATTATGTGGGAAGTGGGGAAGAAGTAACCTTACTTGTGATAGagcttttccctctctctctccctcactcagcCCGTCtcaatttcagtattttattcAGAGCTTTAAAAGTCGAAGACAAAAGACTCCTCCATTTTTAATTACACTGAATTCTTGAACACCACAAAGTTATTTTTGACACACTTGTACTTATAACCAAAGCCATTTTCTACAGGTCAATGTCtcagaaggaaaataattatcACCATTATTCACAATCACTTCCCTAGTTCAGTAAGCCTGGGCATCAAAAGTGCTGCATCGTCCTGAGGACCGAAGTCCAAAGACCTGGTGACCGTATTGATGGGTTATGTTTACTTTTCTCTACTCAGGGAGGCACACGGGGCATCAGAAACACACCTGGTCCCGACGAGGCCAGGCCCAGGTCCAAAGTCTGGCCTGGTCACTACCCAGCTGTGGCCCCGGGACACAGAGCTCAGTTCTCTGTGCTGAGCCTCCTGCTCGGGGTGGCTGCAGGCAGTCACGGCCTAAGAGAGAGTCACGGCTCTCTTTTCCCACATCCAACAATCGCCCTCCTAAGCCTCACTCTGATCCAGTTACCCCTCGGAGGGTCCTCTGGCTGTCTGACCTGCTGAAGGACCTCTGGTGGgtgtctctttgttgttgttccatcactaggtcatgtccgactctaccACCCCATGGATTGCGACATGCCacgctttcctgtccctcactatcttccggagcttgctcaatccTTTGAGTCCAGTATgctatctaaccagctcatcctctgccgccctcttctcctttagcCCTCactctgccagcatcagggtctatccCAACGAgttggctccttgcatcaggtgaccagagtactggagtttaggccttagtccttccaatgaatattcagggttgatttcctttaggatagggtTTCTCTTTGTTACCTACTAACGTAAGTTTCTCCCTTCCTCAGGCAGTCACGTGTATCATCCACCTGCCTCTCTGAAGCTCAAGAGAGCAGATGTCTGTGTTGGTCCCATACAGGCTGACTTAGGACCAGACCACGCGATCCTCAGCCTGAGAAAGGGGTCTCAGGGAGAGGCAGTCATGATTGTCCTGTAGAATTAGAGAGATCTGGGGCCTCTGCCATGAACACCCAacatttgcttattcattcacccagcaagtatttactgagcacctaccatgtgccaggggTGCAACTCGGAACCCAGACCCCTGTTTTCTCGGGGCAGACATTCCAAAAGTAAGCAGAGGTCTCAGTCAGCAAAGATATAACAAGCCAGGTGGGGGCAAATGGTATGAAGAAGAATAAAGACAGGAAATTGGGATCAAGGTGCTCCACTGGAAATAAGGGGGTGAGAGCCGGTGACAACATGGGGCCGTTGCCCTTTGCTCTCCACGTGAAACTGTTACAGTATTGTCAATCAGCTGTGCTcccatacaaaataaaaggtttaaaaagaaatttccaaatcaaaaggaagaaaacccaCAAGGGACCTTTGAGCAGAGCCATACAGGAATATGCAAGCAGGGCTTCAGTTTAGTGGACCCTCGTCACACACAGGCTGACGTTTTCTTTGACCATCTCTTTGCCTTCCAAAGTAAACCAGAAGACATGAAGGTCGTCAAGGACTGCATAAACATCACAAGATCTTTCTGTGACCTGACACACGTGTGGGTAAACACGACAGACATGTACGTCTCCCGAGTGGTTGGATTCAGAGAGAAGGCAGAGCTGGTCAGTTGCATGGGCTCTTTCTTCCTGGAGTCAGACAGTGAGTTCGTCTCGTTTATTATCTTCATCATCACCGCTCAGTTCATCGTTACTTGGTTTGCCAGAAAGCAGGAAGTTCTGTAAAGGTGTTTTAGATGCAGGGCTTGGTTCACCTCCTGGCCCTGCTACCTCCTATCTCCGTCACCCTGGAGTGGTTACTTGGCTTCTCAGagcctccattttcttctccaaaaaagTGAATGATAACCTGCTCTTTGAAGATAAGGGCTCTGTGCCTGTATAAGGCAGTCACTCAGGCAGTAgcagctgctgcttttttttgaagctatttttcattaaagtatagttgatttacaaggctgTGTTCACTTGATATATAGTAGCTGCTACTTTTGGCTTTGTTTCACGGCATGACAGGAAGTGGGGAACGGGGTTCAGAAAGGCCTTTGTCTGAGCTGTCATAACTTTGGGGGTCTGTGTGTTCCTCAATACTGCAGCCCCTCTCCAGATCAGATCCCCGTAGCTCTGGCCTGTGTTAGCGCCCAGGTGTGTGTGCACGCGGGgcccagacagagaagcctggatccCAGGAGGGGTGTGCCCACTCTGCCTTTCCCTACCACGGGAGGCGGCTCCTTCTGGCACTTGTGTTAACAGCTCCAGAGCAGCTGGCAGGGGCTCTCCGCCAGACGCCATCACGTCTCTGGTATCCTGATCTTGCAAAAGGCTCTGCAGGCAGCtcggtggtaaagcatctgcctgccaagagggagacatggttttgatccctggctcaggaagatcccctggggaaggaaatggcagcccactcccgtattcctgcctggagcatcccatgggcagaggaccctggtgggctacagtccatggggttccaaagagtcagacgtgcctgagtgactcagcagcacAAGGAGCTGTGTTAGAGGCTGCACAcgtgtgcacgcacgcacaccCGCGCTTAGCAAAGTGAGCATGGCTGAATCCCATGGAGCAAACTTGGATACTTAGAGACGCTCAGCATTACGGAATTACGAGTTTGGGTCTGTGTCCtcgtagaaaagaaagaaaagcccaaCTTATAGAACATGGTACTCGGACTACTCAGACCATTAAAGAATGTATATTAACATAGTTATGAGATATCGTTTTTCAAGACTCAAATGGTAAATATAAAAAGTAGGTAAATACCCagtcttagaagaaatgcagagaATATAGCATGACACAGTCTTTCCGAAGGTATTTGGCAGTATGTGTTGAAAACCTTAACCTGGGCCTGCTTTAATCCAGAATTCCTTTAAGAATTTGTCCTAAAGAAATGATTACAGCCAAATGCAAAGACTGAGCTCTGCTAATACTCACTGATATGCAGATTCCATTCAGAAAAATTAGAGCCAATCTAACTGTTTAAAAGAGCGAATCAATCTTTTGAAGACTGAGGAAAAAACTTTGCCCTTTTCGGGCCatatatggtctctgtcacataGCCTTAATTTGTTCACAACCCTTTCAAAAATAAACACCGTTCTCAACTTTCAGGCTGTGCAAAATCCAACCCACAGGCCCTAGTTTGCCAGCTCATAGGTAAACATACATTTAATATGCTTATGAAATAAGTAAAAACATACACCGTGTAAAACAATGTAAGAATGATTTAATTGTAGTTTAGGTGCGTGTGTACACTAGTTCAGCTTTTAtacgtgtgtatgtatttatCCACACACTGCATACGCAAAAGAGGATTAACCACATTCAAACACAATTGCCTGTCTGTATTTTCTGATATTTCTGCAGTGGttatgcattattattattatattattacatGAGAAGTCATTTTCACTCTTATGTTTCAAATTTCAATTTTCAATTTAtgtttcaaatttcaaatttcaattGTGAAATACTGACTTTCACCCCAAAATCTGTCTTCCATTTCTTATGGTAATAGTAAACAAATCACTTCACTTTTATTGTTCTCAATTtttcaccaattaaaaaaaaaaatatatatatataaaacccatGCCTCGAGGGCCACAGGTAATCAGAAAGAGAGCTGTAAAGAGGTATGGTTGTATCAGGACAGTGGTTATCATTACGATTATGCTATTCATTGATTAACCTTAgggtttatttcattttctaaacagGGCCTTTGGACCCACCAGAGTTTGAGATTGTTAGTTTTACAAACCACATCAGTGTGAATGTGAAATTTCAATCTGTCGACCCCAGGATATTAAATGAAGAAGAATTACAGTTTTACTTAGCATTTATCGAAGAGCATGAAGGGAACAGTGTTAAGAGGGTAAGTGGTCAAAACAGTTCTGACTTGGCAATGAATACATTGCTAAAAGACACCTTGAATGATCTGGACAATTAAAACCTAAGGGTCTGGGCTTCGTTGCTGTTTGACTTCAGGAAAGATGTCTCCAGGGTTTTCTATA
The genomic region above belongs to Muntiacus reevesi chromosome 21, mMunRee1.1, whole genome shotgun sequence and contains:
- the IFNAR2 gene encoding interferon alpha/beta receptor 2 isoform X3, with product MLLSQNVSVTGPLNLYPVVHISLVFGISYVVSDFSDEPCTLKMRFRNLQSILSWELKNHSVVPTHYTLWYTIMSKPEDMKVVKDCINITRSFCDLTHVWVNTTDMYVSRVVGFREKAELVSCMGSFFLESDRPLDPPEFEIVSFTNHISVNVKFQSVDPRILNEEELQFYLAFIEEHEGNSVKRHQPQITGNITENFNYVIDKLIPNTNYCVSVYFEPKDPRKINRSPLKCTLFQPRRESEFS